The Pseudomonas aeruginosa genome includes the window ACCGCTTGTGCGGGCCCCCGTCAATTCATTTGAGTTTTAACCTTGCGGCCGTACTCCCCAGGCGGTCGACTTATCGCGTTAGCTGCGCCACTAAGATCTCAAGGATCCCAACGGCTAGTCGACATCGTTTACGGCGTGGACTACCAGGGTATCTAATCCTGTTTGCTCCCCACGCTTTCGCACCTCAGTGTCAGTATCAGTCCAGGTGGTCGCCTTCGCCACTGGTGTTCCTTCCTATATCTACGCATTTCACCGCTACACAGGAAATTCCACCACCCTCTACCGTACTCTAGCTCAGTAGTTTTGGATGCAGTTCCCAGGTTGAGCCCGGGGATTTCACATCCAACTTGCTGAACCACCTACGCGCGCTTTACGCCCAGTAATTCCGATTAACGCTTGCACCCTTCGTATTACCGCGGCTGCTGGCACGAAGTTAGCCGGTGCTTATTCTGTTGGTAACGTCAAAACAGCAAGGTATTAACTTACTGCCCTTCCTCCCAACTTAAAGTGCTTTACAATCCGAAGACCTTCTTCACACACGCGGCATGGCTGGATCAGGCTTTCGCCCATTGTCCAATATTCCCCACTGCTGCCTCCCGTAGGAGTCTGGACCGTGTCTCAGTTCCAGTGTGACTGATCATCCTCTCAGACCAGTTACGGATCGTCGCCTTGGTAGGCCTTTACCCCACCAACTAGCTAATCCGACCTAGGCTCATCTGATAGCGTGAGGTCCGAAGATCCCCCACTTTCTCCCTCAGGACGTATGCGGTATTAGCGCCCGTTTCCGGACGTTATCCCCCACTACCAGGCAGATTCCTAGGCATTACTCACCCGTCCGCCGCTGAATCCAGGAGCAAGCTCCCTTCATCCGCTCGACTTGCATGTGTTAGGCCTGCCGCCAGCGTTCAATCTGAGCCATGATCAAACTCTTCAGTTCAATACTGCTTGGGTTTTGAGAAAACCCTAAACTTGGCTCAGCAATCGCATTCTCTTAAAAAGAGATAAAACTCTCGAATTCACGAGTGTTACTTGCGTTGCTGATAATCTTGCGATCACCAGTCTTACATCACAAGCACCCACACGAATTGCTTGATTCGACCTGTTAAAGAGCAGTTGGTCAAGGCTTTCGTCTCAACCGAGGCCGCGCATTCTACAGCAACCTCTCGTTCCGTCAAGCGTTATTTTCGAAAATTTTCTTTTCTACTCAACCGCTTGCGCCGACCTTCAAACCATCTTCCGATCAGCGGGAGGCGCATTCTACAGCGTTCAAATTCGCTGTCAAGCACCTCGGTGAAGCTTCGTTTCGAACCCCTTCCGGGACCGAACCGCTGCGGCGAACAACCTGCCGGAGCGCTTCACCACCCCCGGAGGAGAATCCGTAAATCCTTGATTTTCAAGCATTTACTCTTCATCGTCGCCGGGAGTGGTGCGCATTATAGGGAGATAGAAACTGGCGTCAACACTTATTTGAAACTTTTCAACCCAAAGGTCAGGAAGCCCAGAGGACGCCCCATTCCTCCTTTATAGGCTGGCTTGCCCCGCCCTCTCCTTCTGTTGCCTCATATAAGGAATGCGAGCCACGGCTCCGCCGCTTTCGACGAGTGTTCCATGCGCCTCATACATACCTCCGACTGGCACCTGGGCCAGACCCTGCACGGCCAGGACCGCGATCATGAGCATGCGCGCTTCCTCGACTGGCTGCTGCGCCAGCTGGAAGAGCAGCGCGCCGATGTCCTGCTGATCGCGGGCGATATCTTCGACACGATCAATCCACCGCTCAAAGCCCAGGAGCGCCTCTACGACTTCATCGTCAGCGCCCATCGGCGGCTGCCGCGGCTGGAGATCGTGATGATCGCAGGCAACCACGACTCCGGCGCGCGCATCGAACTGCCCGCTCCGCTGATGAAACGACTGAACGCCCATGCCATCGGCCGGATCGGCTGGATAGACGAAAGCCTCGATAGCGATCGCCTGCTTCTGCCCCTGCACGACGCGGATGGCCAGGTCGCCGCCTGGTGCCTGGCCCTGCCCTTCCTGCGTCCCGCCGAAGTCACCGGAGGCGGGCTCGGCGACGATTACCTGGCCGGTATCCGCCAGGTGCACGAACGCCTGGTTGCCGCCGCGCACGTCCGTCGCACGCCGGGACAGGCACTGGTCGCCGTCAGCCACGCACACATGGCCGGCGGCTCGGTTTCCGAAGACTCCGAGCGAAACCTGATCATCGGCAACGTCGAAGCGCTGCCCGCCAGCCTGTTTCCGGAGCAGATCGCCTACGTAGCCCTCGGTCATCTGCACAAGCCACAGAAAGTCGCCGGACAGGAGCGCATTCGCTATAGCGGCTCGCCGCTGCCGCTGTCCTTCGCCGAAGTGAACTATCGCCACCAGGTCCTCCTCGTCACCCTGGAAGGTGAGCGCCTGAAGGATGTACAGAGTCTCCCGGTGCCACGCGCGGTGGAACTGTTGCGCATCGGCCCCGCGCCTCTTGGCGAGGTGCTCGATCGAATCGGCGAACTGGCCGAGGCCGACCTGCTGAACGAACAGCGGCCCTGGCTGGAGGTCCGCGTCATGCTGGATCAGCCGCAACCGGACCTGCGCCAGCAGGTCGAGAGCGCCCTGCTGGGCAAGGCTTGCCGTCTGGTGCGCATCGCCAGCGAGTACCAGCGCCGCGACGAAGAGCAGGCGCCGCTGCTCGGGCTCGACCAACTCAACCCCCAGGAACTGTTCAGCCGCGCCTGGGAAAGCGCCTATGGCTCCGGCCCGGATGCGCAGGCGCTGGATGACTTCGCCAGCCTGCTGCAAAGCGTCGAACTGGCCACCGAAGAGCCCCCGGGGAAATAAGCCGTTCCATGAAGATTCTCGCCATCCGCCTGAAGAACCTCGCCTCCCTCGCTGGCGAGCAGGAAATCGACTTCACCCGCGAACCGCTGTCCAGCGCCGGCCTGTTCGCCATCACCGGTCCGACCGGTGCCGGCAAGAGCACCGTGCTGGACGCCCTGTGCCTGGCCCTGTTCGGCAGCACGCCGCGGCTGGAAAGCACTTCGGCCAGCAGCAAGGTTCCCGATGGCCGGAACGAGCTGTCCAGCAACGACGAACGCAACCTGCTGCGCCGCGGTTGCGCCAGCGGCTACGCCGAAGTGGATTTCGTCGGCATCGACGGCCACCGCTATCGCGCCCGCTGGGAAACCCGGCGCTCCCGGGACAAGGCGGACGGCGCCTTGCAAAAGAGCCAGCAGAGCCTCCAGGACCTGGAGACCCAGCAAATGCTGGCAGCGAACAAGAAAAGCGAGTTCCGCGAACAGCTGGAGCAGAAGCTCGGCCTCAATTTCGCCCAGTTCACTCGCGCCGTGCTGCTGGCCCAGAGCGAATTCAGCGCCTTCCTCAAGGCCAGCGACAACGACCGCGGCGCATTGCTGGAGAAACTCACCGACACCGGCCTGTACAGCCAATTGAGCAAAGCCGCCTATCAGCGCGCCAGCCAGGCCGACGAGCAGCGCAAGCAACTCGAGCAACGCCTGGAAGGCAGCCTGCCCCTGGCCGAGCAGGCCCGGGCCGGGCTCGAGGCGGCGCTGGAATCCCACGCCCAGGCGCGTCTCCAGGAGCAACAGGCCCTGCAGCGCCTGGAAGGCCAGCAACAATGGTTCACCGAGGAGCAGCGGCTGCTGCAATCC containing:
- a CDS encoding exonuclease SbcCD subunit D C-terminal domain-containing protein; the encoded protein is MRLIHTSDWHLGQTLHGQDRDHEHARFLDWLLRQLEEQRADVLLIAGDIFDTINPPLKAQERLYDFIVSAHRRLPRLEIVMIAGNHDSGARIELPAPLMKRLNAHAIGRIGWIDESLDSDRLLLPLHDADGQVAAWCLALPFLRPAEVTGGGLGDDYLAGIRQVHERLVAAAHVRRTPGQALVAVSHAHMAGGSVSEDSERNLIIGNVEALPASLFPEQIAYVALGHLHKPQKVAGQERIRYSGSPLPLSFAEVNYRHQVLLVTLEGERLKDVQSLPVPRAVELLRIGPAPLGEVLDRIGELAEADLLNEQRPWLEVRVMLDQPQPDLRQQVESALLGKACRLVRIASEYQRRDEEQAPLLGLDQLNPQELFSRAWESAYGSGPDAQALDDFASLLQSVELATEEPPGK